In Rosa rugosa chromosome 4, drRosRugo1.1, whole genome shotgun sequence, the genomic stretch ATTGTCTGATGCCATTAACTAATGCCTGACAGATCAGGCTTTCTGATACTTGCTTCGAACTTGTAATTTAGTACTGAAAAGTTTCGTCTAATCTTTCTCCGTTTATTCTGAGTTGTGTTGATTAATATCACTTATTATTCCAACATCTGCATCTTTACATGAGTCTGTAGCAGAGACTTTTTTTAGGAGAATCTCTTCAAGCTGTGTCTCTTAACTCATTGAGTTCAATGCTTTTGTACTCGTGCCTTAATAATTGTGTTTGTAGTTTCCTTGGGCTGCAACAGGAGGTATGGATAACAAGCTTATCATCTGGGATTTGCAACATTCGTTGCCCCGTTCTACATGTGACCATGAGGTCTGTGAGAGTTTCATCTCTACATTATCTCAAATGATTATCACCATCTGGTTCTCTTTTTCTTTATCTAATTTATTATGGTCACCAGCTTGTTTGCTTCCATTAAATGTCAATTGTTGGATGTCATATACTTCAGATTTTAAATCTCTGCAACTGGTCTAATGGAAGAAATCTTCCTTGTATGGCAGGATGGAGTGACATGCTTGACCTGGCTTGGGGTATCTAGGTACCTAGCAACAAGTTGTGCGGATGGGAAGGTCCGATTATGGGATACTCTCTCTGGTGATTGTGTATGAACCTTCAATGGGCATAGTGAACCCATTCAGTCTCTCTCTGTATCTGCCAACAAGGACTTCCTTGTTTTAGTATCTACTGATGGAACCGCCCGAGTTTTTGAGATTGAAGAATATAAGCAAGCAATATACCCTTCATAGTTGGTAACAAGGATGGCCTTGGAGTGATATAGTACTTTTTTGTATAAACAATATGAATTACATGCTTTTTTTATGGTATTTGAGCATTCTTATGGTACTCCTTTTGTAGATGAAAGATTACATTTGCACAATCTATTTTGGTGCATGATGTGAATTATAGcaatttcttctatatattgaCCAGCTACTGTTAATTTGATCATTTTTTATTTCAGTTTCAGCATATATATACAATGCATTGAATCATTTTATTACGACAACAATAACCACAAAAAAACTGTCGTATGTGCACAATAGTCACAAtgacttaaaaataaaaactgtcgtctgaatttaaAATAGATAATGGATACtttgaaaaactgtcgtctgaatgaaagTCATACAACGGGCATAAAATAAAGTGACATCTGAAttgcaatcacacaacagtttctaAAGTCGCCCGTCGTCTGAAACAGTTAAGGCTTAACTTTGTCAGTATTTAATTGACCTGGTATTGCCATCTCCCTGACTTGGACTCACAAGATAATCAAAATATAGGTTGAGTTCAGATCGAATTGGGCATTCAATTAGAAAGCGTTTAATTGAAATTACCCCAAATTATATGAACTATGACATCTCACTTTTGGATTCGGCAGAAAATAAAAGATCGACCTTGAATCTAATCAAGCTCTACATGACTGATATgcaaggaaggaagaagaaagatgaaTCTGATCTTACTGAGATGAGAGCTTCAAAGATGGTAGATCCAAAGAGGGGGCCTCACAGACGGAGACGGAGCTTCATCAGACTATGAGAGGAGAACGCCAGAGATAGAAAAGGGCGATATCCTACCACCCGAGGAGTATTTtatgtacatttttttttggattaatttcagtttagtaccctgtggtttgggggtaacatcatgtcagtccctgctctttcaatttgatcagcaacacccctgtgctttcaatttcaatcagccgtgcccaaattttactgttccatCCAAATTTTTACTGTTCCATCcaaattttactttgtcaatccagtcaaagttaacgttcaaattggacggaacagtaaaatttgggcacggctgattgaaattgaaagcacaggggtgttgctgatcaaattgaaagagtagggactgacatgatgttactcCCAAACCatagggtactaaactgaaatttatcctttttttttttttgactttggatTAGCGCTTCTTTTTCTCCATGCCCGCCTTTTATCATCACCATCCCGCTTCTCTATTatcttatcttttcttttttctctaatTCTTTGGCATTGccgtttataaaaataaaaatagatttagggtttaggggttaGGGTATAGGATAACTctgtgatatttttttttttttttttttttttaaaaaaaaaaccccaccccattcccacccttgatggggctcgaactcctgacctcttatatatgagaccaaagccttaccaccccaccaaacacacacacccctaACTCTGTGATTTTGAATAGCTTAATAGTTTTTTATTTGAATAATTGCTATCATAATTTATAACTAAATACTTATATCGAGCACATTTTGTGTAGTGTGTTCTACGTATGATCCCTTAAATTGAAGTTAGCATTGTTAAAGCCCTATTACCGAGTGTGTTCCACATGTGGTCCATCAAATTGAACAAGAAAGACATCCATTATTGAACGACATTATCCATGTATATACAAAATAGGTTGTATCATGAGTCATTGTCATATTATCGAGGTAAGAAATATAAACGCCTGCCATGTATGATACAGTGATTCTTAAGTAGGAGAGATGTAGTAAAGGAAAACTCAATTGCAGAAAACTGGGGAGTGAAAACAAGTCATTCATACAAACGTTTACAAATGAACGCATCAAATTAGTATTGTGAAGGACAATTGACTTTCACTAACTTGTTTAGTAACTATGAAATCATTCATACAATACCGCCTTACGGTTTTGAAGAGGTCCATGATATTTGATCTTATTTTTAAAGCAAAAATATGAATAATGCTTGTGTATATGAATTTTAATGATCATGAAATCAAATATATCAATAGTGCATTCCACActtgaaaaggaaaaggaaaaatgataaCGACAAATTTAAACACCTAGCACATACCATTCATTGGTAATCTTATTTGAAGTATAAAAttgtttaaatatttatttatttatttatttatctatttaACGTTGGTCAACCTAtttcttcatctcaaattttCCCATATCTTCGCCGTTCAATTTGGAGAGTCTTACCCAATTTTCTGAACTAATAACGAGGAAAAcaattatttcctcgctaattgcttcttttgacaaGGAAATGGTTCATCGTAGAAAAtagacttttagcgaggaaaccatagttTTGTCGCCCTTGAATTTGACAAATCATACTTAATTTTCCACTAAACT encodes the following:
- the LOC133745414 gene encoding uncharacterized protein LOC133745414, whose product is MSNPGHVVHEEEDDDQGEVYIDEADILNEVDFDEEGGMDNKLIIWDLQHSLPRSTCDHEDGVTCLTWLGVSRYLATSCADGKVRLWDTLSGDCV